The following are from one region of the Gossypium hirsutum isolate 1008001.06 chromosome D03, Gossypium_hirsutum_v2.1, whole genome shotgun sequence genome:
- the LOC121215548 gene encoding uncharacterized protein — MGVSWTRLKSFLKVLVSWIPMATNPVRYRLNTRNRFFLCRTCRNHLLTLDNVIITIEGVVNRFLCHNAVNVKSDPISTRRFLFNFPAVNVRCNGCNRHIGEQFFTFDGDRPLHRVMERSYVLHVDRLLYWDGTQVINAPLLGERRLNYPTLSSLRMQTFLRRLVLFFISGCIVGFVLHVVR; from the exons ATGGGTGTTTCTTGGACACGGCTCAAATCATTTCTGAAAGTACTTGTTTCTTGGATTCCAATGGCCACAAACCCCGTCAGATATCGATTGAATACTCGTAATCGTTTCTTCTTATGCCGCACTTGCAGAAACCACCTCCTCACCTTGGACAACGTCATCATTACT ATAGAAGGGGTGGTGAATAGATTTCTCTGCCACAATGC TGTCAATGTGAAGAGCGATCCTATATCGACTCGTAGGTTCCTCTTTAATTTTCCAGCGGTGAATGTCCGTTGCAATGGATGCAACAGGCACATTGGCGAGCAATTT TTTACGTTTGATGGTGATAGGCCTCTCCATCGTGTAATGGAAAGAAGTTATGTActtcatgt GGACCGGTTACTGTATTGGGATGGAACCCAGGTGATTAATGCACCACTCCTCGGAGAAAGGCGACTGAATTACCCAACTCTAAGTTCACTAAGGATGCAAACTTTTCTACGGCGTCtggttttatttttcatttcaggaTGTATTGTTGGTTTTGTACTTCATGTGGTTCGTTGA
- the LOC107950874 gene encoding chitinase 2, with protein sequence MDSSKLLIALFVFQVFFPYHMSIQAAPENSDLFREYIGAEFNNVKFTDVPIDSNVEFHFILSFAIDYDSTSGSPSPTNGKFNVFWDSDNLSPSQVSSIKSTHSNVKVALSLGGDSVGDSYAYFDPSSVDSWVSNAVSSLTDIIQEYHLDGIDIDYEHFNANPDTFAECIGKLVKTLKNNGVISFASIAPFDDDDVQSHYKALWQSYGDLIDYVNFQFYAYDQGTTVSQFINYFNTQSSNYNGGKVLASFISDGSGGLTPENGFFTACSRLKSENKLHGIFVWSADDSKRNGFRYEKQSQALLAISH encoded by the coding sequence ATGGACTCTTCTAAGCTTCTCATTGCCCTTTTCGTTTTCCAGGTTTTTTTCCCTTACCATATGTCAATCCAAGCAGCTCCCGAGAACTCGGACCTTTTCCGAGAATACATAGGAGCTGAATTCAACAACGTGAAATTCACTGATGTTCCCATTGATTCAAACGTTGAATTCCACTTCATTCTTTCATTTGCCATAGACTATGACAGCACCTCAGGTTCTCCTTCTCCAACAAATGGGAAGTTCAATGTCTTTTGGGACTCTGATAACCTCAGTCCTTCCCAAGTTTCTTCCATCAAGAGCACCCATTCAAATGTTAAAGTAGCTTTGAGCTTAGGAGGGGACAGTGTGGGAGATAGCTATGCTTACTTCGACCCTTCCTCTGTAGATTCTTGGGTTTCTAACGCAGTTTCTTCACTCACAGATATCATCCAAGAGTACCACTTGGATGGGATTGATATTGACTATGAGCACTTCAATGCTAATCCTGACACTTTCGCTGAGTGCATTGGGAAACTTGTAAAAACCCTCAAGAATAATGGCGTGATCTCTTTCGCTTCCATAGCTCCATTTGACGATGATGATGTTCAAAGTCATTACAAGGCCTTGTGGCAAAGCTATGGTGACCTCATAGACTATGTCAACTTCCAGTTTTATGCCTACGATCAAGGAACAACAGTCTCTCAGTTCATCAATTACTTCAACACCCAAAGCTCTAACTATAATGGTGGTAAGGTTTTAGCCAGCTTTATAAGCGACGGCAGCGGTGGCTTGACACCGGAAAACGGCTTCTTTACTGCCTGCAGTAGGCTGAAGAGTGAGAACAAACTCCATGGGATATTTGTTTGGTCTGCAGATGATTCTAAGAGAAATGGTTTCCGCTATGAGAAGCAATCACAAGCTCTACTCGCAATTTCCCACTAG
- the LOC107950259 gene encoding CLAVATA3/ESR (CLE)-related protein 46, translating into MQHMSLPIHKMRDHVLIYLLLAWLLLIHYQLQGSDISVRAIDSVPAVHFKFSTPRSLMPRARVRNALPTWVEMKKIHKSPSSPNPVKNRRSPSKH; encoded by the exons ATGCAGCATATGTCACTACCTATACATAAGATGAGAGACCATGTTCTGATCTACCTTCTACTAGCATGGCTCCTGCTTATACATTATCAACTCCAGGGATCCGATATCAGTGTTCGAGCTATTGACTCAG tGCCAGCAGTTCACTTCAAGTTCAGCACACCTAGAAGCCTAATGCCAAGGGCACGTGTTAGAAATGCATTACCTACCTGG GTTGAAATGAAGAAGATTCATAAATCCCCATCCAGCCCCAACCCAGTCAAAAATCGCCGGTCACCATCTAAACACTAA